In one Parvibaculum sp. genomic region, the following are encoded:
- a CDS encoding NAD(P)(+) transhydrogenase (Re/Si-specific) subunit beta yields MSVNIAAILYVVSAVLFILALRGLSSPETSRQGNVYGMIGMAIAVATTLTLLQAQNTLTWTLILVGVAIGGGIGAFIARRIAMTQMPQLVAAFHSLVGLAAVFVAWSAFLAPEAYGIGTFHAIHAANLIEMGIGAAIGAITFSGSIIAFAKLNGNMSGAPIMLPGRHVINATIAIVIVGGIGWLVSDVSRQTTELFLLITVLAFVIGFLIIIPIGGADMPVVVSMLNSYSGWAAAGIGFTLGNLALIIVGALVGSSGAILSYIMCKGMNRSFFSVILGGFGGDVAAASGAVETRPVKQGSADDAAFIMKNAGSVIIVPGYGMAVAQAQHTLREMADILKKEGVKVSYAIHPVAGRMPGHMNVLLAEANVPYDEVFELEDINNQFSQADVAFVIGANDVTNPSAKTDPQSPIYGMPVLDVEKAKTVLFVKRGMGSGYAGVENELFFRDNTMMLFGDAKKMVEEIVKGL; encoded by the coding sequence ATGTCAGTCAACATAGCGGCCATTCTCTACGTCGTTTCGGCGGTGCTGTTCATCCTGGCGCTCAGGGGGCTTTCCTCGCCCGAAACGTCGCGCCAGGGCAATGTCTACGGCATGATCGGCATGGCGATCGCCGTCGCCACCACGCTGACGCTGCTGCAGGCGCAGAACACGCTGACATGGACGCTGATCCTTGTCGGCGTCGCCATTGGCGGTGGCATCGGCGCCTTCATCGCGCGGCGCATCGCCATGACGCAGATGCCGCAGCTCGTCGCGGCCTTCCATTCGCTGGTCGGCCTTGCCGCGGTCTTCGTCGCCTGGTCGGCCTTCCTCGCGCCGGAAGCCTATGGCATCGGCACCTTCCACGCGATCCACGCCGCCAATCTCATTGAAATGGGTATCGGCGCGGCCATCGGCGCGATCACCTTTTCGGGTTCGATCATCGCCTTCGCCAAACTCAACGGCAACATGTCGGGCGCGCCGATCATGCTGCCCGGACGGCACGTCATCAACGCGACCATCGCCATCGTCATCGTCGGCGGCATCGGCTGGCTCGTTTCCGACGTATCGCGGCAGACCACCGAACTCTTCCTGCTGATCACGGTGCTCGCTTTCGTCATCGGCTTCCTGATCATCATCCCGATCGGCGGCGCCGACATGCCCGTCGTCGTGTCGATGCTGAACTCCTATTCGGGCTGGGCGGCGGCCGGCATCGGCTTCACGCTCGGCAACCTCGCGCTGATCATCGTCGGCGCGCTGGTCGGTTCGTCGGGCGCGATCCTCTCCTACATCATGTGCAAGGGGATGAACCGCTCCTTCTTCAGCGTCATTCTCGGCGGCTTCGGCGGCGATGTCGCGGCCGCGAGCGGCGCCGTCGAGACGCGGCCCGTCAAGCAGGGCTCGGCCGACGATGCGGCCTTCATCATGAAGAATGCCGGCTCGGTCATCATCGTGCCGGGCTACGGCATGGCGGTGGCGCAGGCCCAGCACACGCTGCGCGAAATGGCCGACATCCTGAAGAAGGAAGGCGTGAAGGTTTCCTACGCCATTCATCCCGTCGCCGGGCGCATGCCGGGCCACATGAACGTGCTGCTGGCCGAGGCCAATGTGCCTTACGACGAAGTCTTCGAGCTTGAGGACATCAACAACCAGTTCTCACAGGCCGACGTCGCCTTTGTCATCGGCGCCAACGACGTCACCAATCCGTCGGCCAAGACCGACCCGCAAAGCCCGATCTACGGCATGCCGGTGCTCGATGTCGAAAAGGCCAAGACCGTGCTTTTCGTCAAGCGCGGCATGGGCTCGGGCTATGCCGGCGTCGAGAACGAACTCTTCTTCCGCGACAATACGATGATGCTTTTCGGCGACGCCAAGAAAATGGTCGAGGAAATCGTCAAGGGGCTCTGA
- a CDS encoding proton-translocating transhydrogenase family protein: protein MEAAAVDPFVFRLAIFVLAIFVGYYVVWSVTPALHTPLMSVTNAISSVIIVGALIAVGLDVAQAGEGGWLSKSFGFVAVVLASVNIFGGFLVTQRMLSMYKKKQR from the coding sequence ATGGAAGCGGCCGCTGTCGATCCTTTTGTTTTCAGGCTCGCGATCTTCGTGCTCGCGATTTTCGTCGGCTATTACGTCGTCTGGAGCGTCACGCCGGCGCTGCACACGCCGCTGATGTCGGTCACCAACGCCATTTCGTCGGTCATCATTGTCGGCGCGCTGATCGCCGTCGGCCTCGATGTCGCGCAAGCCGGCGAGGGCGGCTGGCTCTCCAAGAGCTTCGGCTTCGTTGCGGTGGTGCTGGCGTCGGTCAACATCTTCGGCGGCTTCCTGGTGACCCAGCGAATGCTCTCCATGTACAAGAAAAAGCAGCGCTGA
- a CDS encoding Re/Si-specific NAD(P)(+) transhydrogenase subunit alpha, whose protein sequence is MKLAIPKERLDGEPRVAASVETVKKLTALGLQVTVEAGAGAGASISDALYREAGAEIASSAADALKDADIVFKVRAPTDEELGMMKRGAMLAAILNPYDDKARFQKYAAAGVNAFAMELMPRISRAQSMDVLSSQSNLAGYKAVLNAAAAFTRAMPMMMTAAGTIAPARVFVMGVGVAGLQAIATAKRLGAIVSATDVRSATKEQVESLGGTFVMVESEESGDAAGGYAKEMSDDYKRAQAALVAEHIKKQDIVITTALIPGRPAPELVSEEMVKTMKPGSILVDLAVERGGNCPLSEPGKRVVKHGVTLIGDLNVAAQLAVDASSLYAKNLLNFITPMIDKETKALKIDWDDETITGTCLTRDGQVVHPSLREGGN, encoded by the coding sequence ATGAAACTTGCGATCCCGAAGGAACGGCTCGACGGCGAACCCCGCGTGGCGGCGTCGGTCGAGACGGTGAAGAAGCTGACGGCGCTCGGCCTTCAGGTGACGGTCGAAGCGGGCGCCGGCGCCGGCGCCTCGATTTCGGATGCGCTTTACCGCGAGGCGGGCGCGGAGATTGCTTCAAGCGCCGCCGATGCGCTGAAGGATGCCGACATCGTCTTCAAGGTGCGTGCGCCCACCGACGAGGAACTCGGGATGATGAAGCGCGGGGCGATGCTCGCCGCGATTCTCAACCCTTACGACGACAAGGCGCGTTTCCAGAAATATGCGGCGGCCGGCGTCAATGCTTTCGCGATGGAGCTGATGCCGCGCATCAGCCGCGCGCAGTCGATGGACGTCTTGTCCTCGCAGTCGAACCTTGCCGGCTATAAGGCGGTTCTCAACGCGGCGGCAGCCTTTACCCGCGCCATGCCGATGATGATGACGGCGGCCGGCACCATCGCGCCGGCGCGTGTTTTCGTGATGGGTGTCGGCGTCGCGGGCCTGCAGGCGATCGCGACGGCCAAGCGCCTCGGCGCCATCGTTTCGGCGACCGATGTGCGCTCGGCCACCAAGGAGCAGGTCGAAAGTCTCGGCGGCACCTTCGTGATGGTCGAATCCGAAGAGAGCGGCGACGCCGCCGGCGGCTATGCCAAGGAAATGTCGGATGACTACAAGCGCGCCCAGGCCGCGCTTGTTGCCGAACACATCAAGAAGCAGGACATCGTCATCACCACCGCGCTCATTCCGGGCCGTCCGGCGCCGGAACTCGTAAGCGAAGAGATGGTCAAGACGATGAAGCCGGGTTCGATCCTGGTCGATCTCGCGGTCGAGCGCGGCGGCAACTGTCCGCTGTCGGAGCCCGGCAAGCGCGTCGTCAAGCACGGCGTCACGCTGATCGGCGATCTCAATGTCGCCGCCCAGCTCGCGGTCGACGCCTCGTCGCTCTATGCGAAAAACCTCCTCAACTTCATCACGCCCATGATCGACAAGGAAACCAAGGCCCTGAAGATCGACTGGGACGACGAAACCATTACGGGCACCTGCCTGACCCGCGACGGTCAGGTCGTGCATCCGTCACTTCGCGAGGGAGGCAACTGA
- a CDS encoding aa3-type cytochrome c oxidase subunit IV yields MAENKAQDGWGEEMDVKSHLTTYDAFIEMSKWGTVGIAVLLILMAFFLL; encoded by the coding sequence ATGGCTGAGAACAAGGCGCAGGACGGCTGGGGCGAAGAGATGGACGTCAAATCCCACCTCACGACCTACGATGCCTTCATTGAGATGAGCAAATGGGGAACCGTCGGCATCGCCGTGCTTCTCATCCTGATGGCGTTCTTCCTTCTCTGA
- a CDS encoding alpha/beta hydrolase, whose amino-acid sequence MSDFPLAPGDEEGPAVTVAPGWFARAVDMQPESRFVDVAGTPIHYLRWGDPANPGLLLVHGNGAHARWWSFVAPFLAREYSVAAIDVSGMGDSGWRERYTIETFAEEQIAVCEDAGFFACEEPPIIVGHSFGGFITILTGALYGDRLAGTVIVDSPVNPPDRPGGPPDRAFRPHRIYPTLDAAMGRFRLAPPQPCENRYIVDYIARHSLKPVANPEGDDGWTWKFDPAIWQRFNIGDMGARLAATRCRIAIMRGEFSVLLPAEIGEYMFNLLGRAAPVIEIPQARHHVMLDQPLAFVAALRALLADWDHSAPSRKVASGPIPSPFES is encoded by the coding sequence GTGAGCGATTTTCCGCTGGCGCCCGGCGACGAGGAAGGCCCGGCCGTTACGGTTGCGCCGGGCTGGTTCGCGCGCGCCGTCGATATGCAGCCCGAGAGCCGCTTTGTCGACGTCGCCGGCACGCCGATCCACTATCTGCGCTGGGGCGATCCGGCCAATCCCGGCCTGCTGCTGGTCCACGGCAATGGCGCGCATGCGCGCTGGTGGTCGTTCGTTGCGCCGTTTCTCGCGCGGGAATATTCCGTCGCCGCCATCGATGTCAGCGGCATGGGCGATAGCGGCTGGCGCGAGCGCTACACGATCGAGACTTTCGCCGAGGAACAGATCGCGGTCTGCGAGGATGCGGGTTTTTTCGCCTGCGAGGAGCCGCCCATCATCGTCGGTCACTCCTTCGGCGGCTTCATCACCATTCTCACCGGCGCGCTTTATGGCGACAGGCTGGCCGGCACGGTCATCGTCGACAGCCCGGTCAATCCGCCGGACAGGCCGGGCGGCCCGCCCGACCGCGCCTTCCGGCCGCATCGCATCTACCCGACGCTCGATGCAGCAATGGGGCGCTTCCGCCTTGCGCCGCCGCAGCCTTGCGAGAACCGCTATATCGTCGACTACATCGCGCGCCATTCGCTGAAGCCGGTTGCAAACCCGGAGGGCGACGACGGCTGGACCTGGAAGTTCGATCCGGCGATCTGGCAGCGTTTCAACATCGGCGACATGGGTGCCCGGCTTGCCGCCACGCGTTGCCGCATCGCGATCATGCGCGGCGAGTTCTCGGTGCTGCTGCCGGCCGAGATCGGCGAATACATGTTCAACCTGCTCGGGCGGGCCGCGCCCGTCATCGAGATTCCGCAGGCGCGGCACCATGTGATGCTCGACCAGCCGCTGGCCTTCGTTGCCGCGCTGCGCGCGCTTCTGGCCGACTGGGACCATTCGGCGCCCTCGCGCAAGGTTGCAAGCGGCCCGATCCCGTCTCCCTTCGAAAGCTAG
- a CDS encoding PaaI family thioesterase — MTDDLLEENSIALPEGYQNLNWFHGFGRQIGPLYEKIEADGRYTRAFLVQEHHTNGMGNCHGGMLMAFADMAFGHAITMEVHRYWVTVRLLTDFLSGAKIGEWVEGTAEVVGREDDFFTVQGRIWSGDRTIMTGTAVFKALSERPPK, encoded by the coding sequence ATGACAGACGACCTGCTGGAAGAAAATTCCATCGCACTGCCCGAGGGCTACCAGAACCTCAACTGGTTCCACGGTTTCGGACGGCAGATCGGTCCGCTCTACGAGAAGATCGAGGCGGACGGACGCTACACGCGCGCCTTTCTGGTGCAGGAGCACCACACCAACGGCATGGGAAATTGTCATGGCGGCATGTTGATGGCGTTCGCCGACATGGCGTTCGGCCATGCGATCACGATGGAGGTGCATCGCTACTGGGTGACGGTCCGATTGCTGACCGATTTTCTGTCGGGCGCGAAGATCGGCGAATGGGTCGAGGGAACGGCGGAAGTGGTCGGCCGCGAGGACGATTTCTTCACCGTGCAGGGCCGCATCTGGAGCGGCGACCGCACGATCATGACCGGCACCGCCGTCTTCAAGGCGCTCAGCGAAAGGCCGCCCAAGTGA